Proteins from a genomic interval of Symmachiella macrocystis:
- a CDS encoding glutamine amidotransferase, with protein MFDIFPDNLQPRIEPIWPWPVVVVVSIVLLVIVLRSYRQRVAHLSRGTRFWLLGLRTVAALLLIWAMFRPSLVLTETDERSGQLVLVHENSRSLDLADGPGGLTRWETILKTLADNQDLLDQIKEKVEVVHYEFNSEITQVDKPSSAADGEMTAIGHALEYLTRTLQPDVVTGVFLFSDGAQRALPPFDIDPRGAVRQYRAAHNAPIHTVGVGSSSLTDSTMDQIAEDLKVNPTVFEKNQVLVGANIRALGVANRDLTVKLMVEDPSIRDPNKNNMKLAAPAQKLRTTRTQDVLPVEFTWTPQYAGEYKISIEVEPLEGELITSNNVLTTFVTVLKGGLSVAYFDIWRPEMGKLAEVGRSPDIQIDRQIVRYRGEAEPTKIQDEWFEPGRYDVYIIGDVPAKVFGERNLRRLAEAVSQGAGLIMTGGFHSFGAGGYATTPLQDLLPVVMYPTEILNEDELDESLQISNPVQMLPTIEGRGDFVMRMGNLGDESTGWEQLPKLEGATKLTPKKLGLARVLAETETQQPLLIAQEYNPGRVMAFAGDTTYLWYLAGFANEQQQFWRQVILWLANKDSQGDDSVWVKLEGRRFRPGQKVPFTFGARDEEGKPLTDVEFQTQVVGPEDKRYPVAPQRSGDLNFGEFAESALPGEYRVEVSAVRNGKPLGYSAKARFVVFEQDLEMYNPAADPSLLQEISSVTQGRFLLPEDFRGFLEELIDKGINRQLTQNKVVSLWDNWILLVCFVGVMSTEWFLRKKRGMV; from the coding sequence ATGTTCGACATCTTCCCCGACAACCTGCAACCCCGGATTGAACCCATCTGGCCCTGGCCGGTGGTGGTCGTGGTTTCGATTGTGTTGTTGGTGATCGTCCTGCGTTCCTATCGGCAGCGGGTCGCGCATTTATCACGGGGCACGCGATTCTGGTTGTTGGGGCTGCGAACGGTGGCGGCGTTGCTATTGATTTGGGCAATGTTCCGACCCTCGTTGGTTCTAACGGAAACCGATGAGCGCTCCGGGCAGTTGGTTCTCGTACACGAAAACTCGCGGAGCTTGGATCTCGCCGACGGTCCGGGTGGATTGACGCGCTGGGAGACGATTCTAAAAACATTGGCTGACAATCAAGACTTGTTGGACCAGATTAAAGAAAAGGTTGAGGTCGTACATTACGAGTTCAATAGCGAAATCACTCAGGTGGACAAGCCCTCCTCGGCCGCCGATGGGGAAATGACGGCCATCGGTCATGCCTTGGAATACCTGACCCGTACCCTGCAACCCGATGTCGTGACCGGTGTGTTTCTGTTTAGCGATGGAGCACAACGAGCGCTGCCGCCGTTCGACATCGATCCGCGCGGAGCAGTCCGCCAATACCGGGCGGCGCACAATGCGCCGATACACACCGTCGGCGTCGGTTCATCGAGTCTCACCGATTCGACGATGGATCAAATCGCTGAGGATTTGAAGGTCAATCCGACGGTGTTTGAAAAGAACCAAGTGCTGGTCGGAGCGAATATCCGCGCCTTGGGGGTCGCCAATCGCGATTTGACGGTCAAATTGATGGTCGAAGATCCCAGCATTCGTGATCCCAACAAGAACAACATGAAACTAGCGGCACCGGCGCAGAAGCTGCGCACGACACGCACACAAGACGTGCTGCCGGTCGAGTTTACATGGACGCCGCAATACGCGGGCGAATACAAAATCTCTATTGAAGTCGAGCCGCTTGAAGGCGAGTTGATTACCAGCAACAATGTGCTCACCACCTTTGTCACGGTGCTCAAAGGTGGGTTGAGCGTCGCTTACTTCGATATTTGGCGGCCAGAAATGGGAAAGCTGGCCGAGGTTGGCCGCTCTCCCGATATCCAAATCGACCGGCAAATCGTCCGCTATCGGGGCGAGGCTGAGCCGACGAAAATTCAAGACGAATGGTTCGAACCGGGCCGATACGACGTCTACATCATCGGCGACGTCCCTGCCAAGGTTTTTGGCGAACGGAACCTGAGGCGATTGGCCGAAGCTGTCAGTCAAGGTGCCGGTTTGATCATGACCGGCGGATTTCACAGTTTCGGTGCCGGCGGCTATGCGACGACACCGCTACAGGATCTGCTCCCGGTGGTGATGTACCCCACGGAGATCCTCAATGAGGATGAATTGGACGAGAGTTTGCAAATCTCCAATCCGGTACAAATGTTGCCGACCATCGAAGGTCGCGGCGATTTTGTGATGCGAATGGGGAATCTCGGCGACGAAAGTACCGGTTGGGAACAACTTCCCAAACTGGAAGGAGCAACCAAACTCACGCCCAAAAAGCTGGGACTGGCCCGCGTGCTGGCGGAAACTGAGACGCAACAACCGCTATTGATCGCCCAAGAATACAACCCCGGCCGCGTGATGGCTTTTGCCGGCGACACCACGTATCTGTGGTATCTGGCGGGATTCGCCAATGAGCAACAACAGTTCTGGCGGCAAGTGATCTTGTGGTTGGCGAACAAGGACTCACAAGGCGATGACTCGGTGTGGGTCAAACTCGAAGGACGGCGGTTTCGTCCCGGACAAAAAGTGCCCTTCACCTTCGGCGCTCGCGACGAAGAAGGTAAGCCGCTCACCGATGTCGAATTTCAAACACAAGTAGTCGGCCCGGAGGACAAACGATATCCCGTGGCTCCCCAACGCAGCGGTGATTTGAATTTCGGTGAATTCGCCGAATCCGCTTTGCCGGGTGAGTATCGCGTGGAAGTCAGCGCGGTGCGAAATGGAAAACCGTTGGGTTACAGTGCCAAAGCGCGGTTTGTGGTTTTCGAACAAGATTTGGAAATGTACAACCCGGCGGCCGACCCGTCACTGTTGCAAGAGATCTCGTCGGTCACGCAAGGACGGTTTCTATTGCCGGAAGATTTTCGCGGTTTTCTTGAGGAATTGATCGACAAGGGCATCAATCGCCAACTGACGCAAAACAAAGTGGTTTCGCTGTGGGACAACTGGATCTTATTGGTCTGTTTTGTCGGTGTGATGTCGACCGAATGGTTTCTCAGGAAAAAACGGGGAATGGTTTGA
- a CDS encoding vWA domain-containing protein, giving the protein MSPQNPQLLYFLALAVIPVILHFLLRAKPKKLLFPALRLIQMQRRANRRRMRLRHLLLLLLRMAVIALIVIGLARPTVPSANYSPSMSEIVTTLFILAAAAGGYWAMLRFWRRKQLPEYDLAQRRSFLRGGVAVGTLVLLLLLVVWPFQRRISAAISQPTIQQAENLPVAAVFLFDTSLSMDFKYENKTRLERAAEIATEHLNNLPGSSRIAISDTASNEPIHFSPDRAIAQTQIQELKSSAISAAINDRIRAVVDLQVDDISRGQGAVADGEKFEDQFVRELYIFTDLAQHAWQPEGARLLQNELERLAALGVYLIDVGVEEPSNTSLTDLRLSSQAVPQGGVVTVDAAVTGSGTGSGVKTVGISIQGPGGEMIDQGSTDVQVDQIATRARFPLSGLTGPVVQGEVRLETDDSLSFDDAISFTIEVQPPKQVLVVSDNYATKANFFRTALSPEELELSGDSPYRTKVIDSAKFAAEDLSRFDVVCWLDVGQPGFADWRALQRFLEAGGGAVLFLGPNVNQASYLDETAQAILPADLLANRPFKETEQFDLRNLTHPLLRTFAEWDTSELASVNVTRHWRTKPADDATVIVPYTDANETPAIIERTVGQGRVVMITTPFDRSEWSNLVTSVNVAVVLSDQLAQYVSRHDDERYNYTAGQIPVIKLSDEFEIKQLLIRKPDRTQPGKDLPPGADEVVIDDARLLGNYRLIPRNADIQFERGFSINAVASESDLSRLGTSDLDELFGEGRYEAARDIDNLTRQVRQGRVGREIFPWVLAIMIGIFVAEHFVANYFYETETTAAEDIARGMSSNADQPAV; this is encoded by the coding sequence ATGTCACCGCAGAATCCACAACTGCTCTACTTCTTGGCGCTGGCCGTCATTCCGGTGATATTGCATTTTCTGTTACGGGCCAAACCCAAAAAGTTGCTGTTTCCCGCGTTGCGGTTGATTCAGATGCAACGACGGGCCAACCGTCGGCGGATGCGATTGCGGCATTTATTGCTGTTGTTACTACGCATGGCCGTGATTGCACTGATAGTAATCGGGCTGGCGCGGCCCACGGTTCCCTCAGCCAATTATTCGCCGTCGATGAGTGAAATCGTGACGACGCTCTTCATTCTCGCAGCCGCGGCGGGCGGGTATTGGGCGATGTTGCGTTTTTGGCGCCGTAAACAATTACCGGAGTATGACTTGGCCCAGCGGCGGTCGTTTTTACGCGGAGGCGTTGCTGTTGGAACGTTGGTGCTGCTTCTGCTGCTTGTTGTTTGGCCCTTTCAACGGCGGATATCCGCGGCGATATCACAACCGACCATTCAACAGGCGGAAAACCTGCCCGTCGCAGCGGTGTTCCTGTTCGACACCAGTCTGAGCATGGACTTCAAATATGAAAATAAGACGCGGCTAGAACGTGCGGCAGAAATTGCCACGGAGCATCTGAATAACCTCCCCGGATCAAGTCGCATCGCCATTAGTGATACGGCATCCAATGAACCGATCCATTTCAGTCCCGATCGTGCTATCGCGCAAACACAGATTCAGGAATTGAAATCGTCAGCAATCTCCGCGGCCATCAATGACCGCATTCGCGCAGTGGTCGACCTGCAAGTGGACGACATTAGTCGCGGGCAAGGTGCGGTTGCTGACGGGGAGAAATTTGAAGATCAATTTGTCCGGGAATTGTACATTTTCACGGACTTGGCCCAGCACGCTTGGCAGCCAGAAGGAGCGCGGTTATTGCAAAATGAACTGGAACGCTTAGCGGCCTTGGGGGTGTATTTGATCGACGTTGGTGTCGAGGAACCCTCGAACACCAGTTTGACCGACTTGCGACTGTCCAGCCAAGCGGTTCCGCAAGGGGGTGTGGTGACGGTCGATGCAGCCGTGACCGGCAGCGGAACCGGCAGTGGTGTTAAGACTGTTGGGATTTCGATCCAAGGTCCTGGAGGTGAAATGATCGACCAGGGGAGCACCGACGTGCAGGTCGACCAAATCGCCACCCGCGCGCGGTTCCCCCTCAGCGGTTTGACCGGGCCGGTGGTCCAGGGAGAGGTCCGGTTAGAAACCGACGATTCGTTGTCGTTTGACGATGCCATTTCATTCACCATCGAAGTTCAGCCTCCCAAGCAAGTGCTGGTCGTCTCGGACAATTATGCGACGAAAGCCAATTTCTTCCGGACCGCTTTGTCGCCGGAGGAATTGGAACTCTCGGGGGATTCGCCGTATCGCACTAAAGTCATCGACTCGGCGAAGTTCGCTGCTGAGGATTTGAGCCGTTTCGATGTGGTCTGTTGGCTGGACGTGGGGCAGCCTGGATTCGCTGATTGGCGGGCTCTGCAACGATTTTTAGAGGCTGGCGGAGGGGCCGTTCTCTTTTTAGGCCCGAACGTCAACCAAGCCAGTTACCTCGATGAAACCGCTCAGGCTATTTTGCCGGCGGACTTATTGGCGAATCGTCCTTTCAAAGAAACCGAACAATTCGATCTGCGAAACCTCACGCATCCACTGTTGCGGACATTCGCCGAATGGGATACGAGCGAATTGGCGAGCGTAAACGTCACACGACACTGGCGGACAAAACCAGCCGACGATGCGACCGTGATCGTACCCTACACCGACGCGAACGAAACCCCGGCGATCATTGAACGCACCGTCGGCCAAGGCCGTGTCGTGATGATCACCACGCCGTTTGACCGCAGCGAATGGAGTAATCTAGTGACCTCCGTGAATGTCGCCGTGGTGCTCAGCGATCAGTTGGCGCAATACGTTTCCCGGCACGACGATGAGCGTTACAACTATACCGCCGGACAAATTCCCGTCATCAAACTCTCCGACGAATTCGAGATCAAACAGTTGCTGATCCGAAAGCCAGATCGCACACAACCGGGCAAGGATCTTCCGCCCGGCGCGGACGAAGTGGTGATTGACGATGCGCGGCTGTTGGGGAATTATCGCCTCATCCCTCGTAACGCCGACATTCAATTCGAACGAGGTTTCAGCATCAATGCCGTCGCCTCGGAAAGCGATCTTTCGCGTTTGGGCACCAGTGATCTTGATGAATTGTTCGGTGAAGGACGGTATGAAGCGGCCCGCGATATCGACAACCTCACACGACAAGTCCGGCAAGGCCGTGTCGGACGAGAAATTTTCCCTTGGGTGTTGGCAATAATGATTGGGATTTTTGTCGCTGAGCATTTCGTGGCCAATTATTTCTACGAAACCGAGACGACCGCCGCGGAAGATATCGCGCGCGGGATGTCATCAAACGCTGATCAACCAGCCGTCTAA
- a CDS encoding ornithine cyclodeaminase family protein, giving the protein MAALFITEEEVRDLLDMETAIEVVEQAFVALAEGTAENVPRARAFAPGPFFLHTMSASADYLGVAGWKNYSSRPGHVDFLVGLYSIESGKLLALIEADYLGQLRTGAATGVATDYMARPDSKVVGVFGTGKQARTQLKAVCETRKIDYVEVYSRNDENRRRFADEMSELCNTEVEPVHAPDTAATEKDIVITATGSSAPVFDGRVLDEGTHLNVVGSNFLQKAEIDVTTVRRADVIACDSIAQCQLEAGDFSAALTEHAIDWPLMHELSAIVTGRNTGRPQKDSVTLFKSTGLAIEDVALAAKLLDLATQERIGKPLPF; this is encoded by the coding sequence ATGGCTGCACTGTTCATTACTGAAGAAGAGGTTCGCGACCTGTTGGATATGGAAACGGCCATCGAAGTCGTGGAACAGGCGTTTGTCGCTCTTGCCGAAGGAACCGCGGAGAACGTGCCGCGCGCACGCGCCTTCGCACCTGGCCCGTTCTTTTTGCACACCATGTCAGCCTCGGCTGACTATCTGGGTGTCGCCGGATGGAAAAACTACTCCAGCCGGCCCGGGCATGTCGACTTTCTTGTTGGTCTGTACTCGATCGAAAGCGGCAAACTGTTAGCGTTGATCGAGGCCGATTACTTGGGACAACTCCGCACCGGCGCGGCTACCGGTGTCGCCACCGACTACATGGCGCGGCCCGATTCCAAAGTCGTTGGTGTTTTTGGCACCGGCAAACAGGCTCGCACCCAGTTAAAAGCAGTCTGCGAAACGCGCAAGATTGATTATGTCGAAGTCTACAGCCGCAACGACGAAAACCGCCGCCGTTTCGCCGACGAGATGTCTGAATTGTGCAACACCGAAGTCGAACCGGTCCATGCGCCCGACACGGCTGCGACGGAGAAGGATATTGTGATCACCGCCACCGGCAGCTCGGCTCCGGTGTTCGACGGTCGCGTTTTGGACGAAGGGACGCATCTCAACGTGGTCGGTTCGAATTTTTTGCAGAAAGCGGAAATCGACGTCACCACGGTTCGCCGCGCCGATGTCATTGCCTGCGACAGCATTGCCCAATGTCAATTAGAGGCGGGCGATTTCTCAGCGGCACTCACAGAACACGCGATCGATTGGCCGCTGATGCACGAACTATCAGCAATCGTCACCGGCCGCAACACAGGCCGTCCGCAAAAGGATAGCGTCACGTTGTTCAAATCGACCGGACTGGCGATTGAGGATGTCGCCCTGGCAGCAAAACTCTTGGACTTGGCAACGCAAGAGCGAATCGGCAAACCGTTGCCGTTTTAA
- a CDS encoding TolC family protein — protein MERSYQRVRRFALVLLSAAPLVLALPARERYVQADEPLPGQVDAARADDSGVVHLSNADLFIDFSDASMSTIKSSPPDAIQPEPGVAYSLSELEELALATNPTLQQAAAEIMRLNGVREQVGLRPNPIMGYQAAEVGNEGYAGQQGLFIGQEFVRGGKLELNRAVAGSAVEQARWRRETQQHRVINTVRRRFYESLGAHKTLELALDLQQLAQQAAKIAGSLEKAGEGTYSQVLQAEIEAQSNLNLVKTSRVVRQTSLKRLSLAVGSPALQPENLVGSLDQTPPDLEFDSVWNWLTENSPELQAAYYNVHRARWAIQRAEAEPIPNMDAQLGIAQDFATDYTIVNIQVGFPIPIHNRNQGNITAAQAEHIRACREIERLRLDLRDRLATAFQSYQNARIQMESYRDKILPKAKQNLDLVSRGYKEGQLDYLQLLTAQRTYFRQSLAAVQIQTALWLSVVRLQGLLISEGLGAPGEIASEVTPPDINTDYPVGLFPMMLP, from the coding sequence ATGGAACGATCCTACCAGCGCGTGCGCCGCTTCGCACTCGTTCTCCTCAGCGCTGCACCGTTAGTCTTGGCGTTGCCAGCACGCGAACGATACGTACAAGCTGATGAACCGCTGCCTGGTCAAGTCGATGCGGCGCGGGCCGATGATTCGGGAGTCGTCCATCTTTCCAACGCGGATTTGTTTATCGATTTTTCCGATGCCAGCATGTCCACCATCAAATCGTCTCCGCCGGATGCGATCCAGCCCGAACCGGGGGTCGCCTATTCGCTGTCGGAATTGGAAGAGTTGGCCCTGGCGACCAATCCGACATTACAGCAAGCGGCCGCCGAGATCATGCGGCTCAATGGTGTGCGTGAGCAAGTCGGGCTACGTCCTAATCCGATCATGGGTTATCAGGCAGCGGAAGTCGGCAATGAGGGTTACGCCGGCCAACAAGGACTGTTTATTGGGCAAGAATTTGTTCGCGGCGGTAAATTAGAATTGAACCGCGCCGTCGCAGGCAGTGCTGTTGAACAAGCCCGTTGGAGGCGAGAAACGCAACAACATCGCGTCATCAACACCGTCCGCCGCCGATTTTATGAATCGCTCGGCGCACATAAAACGTTGGAACTAGCGTTGGACTTACAACAGTTGGCGCAACAGGCTGCGAAAATAGCAGGCAGTTTGGAAAAAGCAGGGGAAGGGACCTATTCGCAAGTGCTGCAAGCCGAGATCGAAGCCCAGAGTAATTTGAATCTGGTCAAAACATCGCGCGTCGTGCGTCAAACCTCGCTGAAACGTTTATCGCTGGCTGTTGGTTCCCCCGCATTACAGCCAGAGAACCTCGTTGGCAGTCTCGACCAGACCCCGCCGGATCTGGAATTCGATTCGGTCTGGAACTGGTTGACGGAAAACAGCCCAGAACTGCAGGCGGCGTATTATAATGTTCATCGCGCTCGGTGGGCGATCCAACGCGCCGAAGCCGAACCGATTCCCAACATGGATGCTCAACTCGGTATCGCACAAGATTTCGCCACGGACTATACCATCGTCAACATTCAAGTCGGTTTTCCGATCCCGATTCACAACCGCAATCAAGGCAATATCACCGCCGCCCAAGCCGAGCATATTCGCGCCTGCCGCGAAATTGAACGTCTGCGGTTGGACCTGCGCGACCGTCTCGCCACCGCGTTTCAAAGCTATCAAAACGCGCGGATACAAATGGAGAGTTATCGCGATAAAATCCTGCCCAAAGCCAAGCAGAATCTCGATCTGGTGAGCCGTGGCTACAAAGAAGGACAACTCGATTATTTGCAATTGCTCACCGCGCAGCGGACCTATTTTCGCCAAAGTCTCGCAGCGGTGCAAATACAAACGGCCTTGTGGTTGAGCGTCGTCCGCCTGCAGGGATTGCTGATTTCCGAAGGTCTAGGAGCCCCTGGAGAAATTGCCTCCGAAGTCACGCCGCCCGACATCAATACGGACTACCCGGTGGGGTTGTTTCCGATGATGTTGCCGTGA
- a CDS encoding carbon-nitrogen hydrolase family protein: MKIAGVQMDVALGQPAANLTKIISKLTQTAAAGATLTVFPECALTGYCFDSREEALESAETIPGPSTQRLAEACAATNSFAVVGMLEAAGESLYNAAVLVGPAGVLGSYRKVHLPFLGIDRFTSYGDRPFAVHAAGGMNVGMNICYDASFPEAARCLALQGADLIALPTNWPPGSECAAASAINTRALENGVYYIAVNRVGEENGFPFIGHSCIADPTGATLATLPHDNEAILYAEIDLSRARNKHYVRVPGKHEIDRFADRRPHLYGPVIEPHGRTPPGRTDVD; this comes from the coding sequence ATGAAAATTGCCGGTGTGCAGATGGATGTCGCATTGGGACAACCCGCGGCGAATCTGACAAAGATTATCTCAAAATTGACCCAGACCGCCGCTGCCGGCGCGACGCTGACCGTGTTTCCTGAATGCGCACTGACGGGATATTGTTTCGACAGCCGCGAGGAAGCGCTCGAATCTGCCGAGACGATTCCCGGACCGTCAACGCAACGACTCGCCGAAGCGTGTGCAGCGACCAATAGTTTTGCCGTCGTCGGCATGCTGGAAGCAGCGGGGGAGAGTCTCTACAACGCTGCAGTGTTGGTTGGTCCCGCGGGGGTCTTGGGAAGTTACCGCAAGGTGCATTTGCCGTTTCTGGGCATCGACCGGTTTACCAGTTATGGCGATCGTCCCTTCGCTGTGCACGCTGCCGGCGGAATGAACGTTGGTATGAATATCTGCTATGACGCATCGTTTCCCGAGGCGGCTCGTTGCTTGGCATTGCAAGGGGCGGATTTGATCGCCTTGCCTACCAATTGGCCCCCCGGTTCCGAGTGTGCCGCTGCCAGCGCGATTAACACGCGTGCTTTGGAGAATGGCGTGTATTACATTGCCGTGAACCGTGTCGGTGAGGAAAATGGGTTTCCATTTATCGGACACAGTTGCATTGCCGACCCGACTGGAGCCACGTTGGCCACATTGCCTCACGACAACGAAGCCATTCTCTACGCCGAAATCGACCTGTCGCGTGCACGGAATAAACATTATGTTCGAGTGCCCGGCAAACACGAAATTGACCGCTTTGCTGACCGCCGTCCGCATCTCTACGGCCCGGTCATCGAGCCGCATGGACGAACGCCGCCGGGACGGACTGACGTCGATTGA
- the xylB gene encoding xylulokinase gives MGIYLGIDVGTSGTKTLAIREDGQIVASATAEYPLDSPKPGWSEQNPADWWKAAVRTVKQVLKAGKFKPAEVAGIGLSGQMHGSVFLDRDHNVIRPAILWNDQRTAAQCAEIESKAGGRKKLINMVANPALTGFTAPKILWLREHETRNYSRTAKILLPKDYVRFRLTGEFATEVSDASGTLLLDVKRRRWCKPLLKKLDIDQELLPPVFESEEVSGKLSPIAAKQMGLAAGVPVVGGGGDQAAGAIGNGIVRRGVISATMGTSGVVFAHSDEVQIDPQGRVHTFCHAVRDKWHVMGVVLSAGGSFQWYRNQLGAAEVKAARRQKIDPYELLTAEASQAPASCEGLYFLPYLTGERTPHADPHARGAWIGLSLRHGKPHLIRSVMEGATYAMRDCLEIIEGMKIPVREIRLSGGGARSPFWRQMQADIYGKPVMTINAEEGPAFGVALLAAAGTGAYKDVVEACAAAIDTTSRTTPDRKTKAAYNRAYPLYGKLYQSLKENYAAIAELVES, from the coding sequence ATGGGAATTTATCTGGGCATCGACGTGGGCACCAGCGGCACGAAAACGTTGGCTATACGAGAAGACGGTCAGATCGTTGCATCCGCCACAGCGGAATACCCCCTCGACAGCCCCAAACCGGGATGGTCCGAGCAGAACCCGGCCGATTGGTGGAAGGCTGCCGTACGCACCGTCAAGCAGGTTCTCAAAGCTGGAAAATTCAAACCGGCTGAGGTCGCTGGGATCGGCCTGAGCGGACAAATGCACGGCAGCGTCTTTTTGGACCGCGACCACAATGTCATCCGCCCGGCAATTTTATGGAACGACCAGCGGACCGCCGCCCAATGCGCCGAGATCGAATCTAAGGCCGGTGGACGCAAAAAACTGATCAACATGGTCGCCAACCCAGCGCTGACCGGATTCACGGCTCCCAAGATCCTCTGGCTCCGCGAACACGAAACCCGCAACTATTCCCGAACGGCGAAGATTCTTTTGCCGAAGGACTACGTTCGTTTCCGGCTCACCGGTGAATTCGCCACGGAGGTCAGTGACGCATCGGGAACGTTGTTATTGGATGTCAAACGCCGGCGGTGGTGTAAACCGCTGCTCAAGAAATTGGACATTGACCAGGAACTGCTGCCGCCGGTATTTGAATCCGAAGAGGTCAGCGGCAAGCTTTCGCCGATCGCCGCCAAACAAATGGGCCTTGCCGCCGGTGTGCCGGTGGTTGGAGGTGGGGGAGACCAAGCGGCCGGTGCGATCGGCAACGGCATCGTCCGCCGAGGTGTAATTTCCGCCACAATGGGCACCAGCGGCGTTGTCTTCGCGCACAGTGACGAAGTTCAAATCGATCCCCAAGGGCGCGTGCATACTTTTTGCCATGCGGTCCGTGACAAGTGGCATGTGATGGGAGTCGTCCTTTCGGCAGGTGGCAGTTTTCAATGGTATCGAAATCAACTGGGTGCCGCTGAAGTGAAAGCCGCCCGTCGTCAAAAAATCGATCCCTACGAATTGCTGACCGCCGAGGCGTCCCAGGCGCCGGCGAGTTGCGAAGGGTTGTATTTTCTCCCCTATTTAACCGGCGAACGGACACCGCACGCGGACCCACATGCTCGCGGCGCTTGGATTGGGTTATCACTGAGGCACGGCAAACCGCATTTGATTCGCTCGGTGATGGAAGGCGCGACGTACGCCATGCGGGATTGCCTGGAAATCATCGAGGGGATGAAAATCCCCGTCCGCGAAATCCGTCTCTCCGGTGGTGGCGCCCGCAGCCCCTTTTGGCGGCAAATGCAAGCGGATATTTATGGCAAGCCGGTAATGACCATCAACGCCGAAGAGGGCCCCGCGTTCGGTGTCGCCTTGCTCGCCGCAGCCGGAACGGGTGCCTATAAAGACGTCGTCGAAGCATGTGCAGCGGCCATCGACACAACTAGCCGCACCACTCCCGACCGCAAAACCAAAGCCGCCTACAACCGCGCCTATCCCCTGTATGGCAAGTTGTATCAATCCCTCAAGGAGAACTACGCGGCCATTGCCGAGTTGGTCGAATCATAG